A stretch of Ranitomeya variabilis isolate aRanVar5 chromosome 3, aRanVar5.hap1, whole genome shotgun sequence DNA encodes these proteins:
- the LOC143815662 gene encoding uncharacterized protein LOC143815662 isoform X1: MKMENSDLEIWKKWDAIDTFLVITVIILFSLNLTCLIIIYRKLIQKIDAHVCQKCSNKPEPNLLTCAPTRDSLLGITPIIQAEGDSETERDYSDTEEKQDLSKSQTITYTTVHFNNKKQCPDYENIVETPEYVNVDLKDTNGKNKKVKKKVKSVDYSMVAPMPVPFRRPSHPPATSTDSLSS, encoded by the exons ATGAAAATGGAAAATTCTGATTTAGAGATATG gaAGAAATGGGATGCCATTGATACATTCCTCGTCATCACCGTGATCATCCTCTTCTCACTAAATTTAACTTGTCTCATCATCATATATAGGAAATTAATCCAAAAAATAG ATGCTCATGTTTGTCAGAAGTGTTCCAACAAGCCTGAACCAAACCTGCTGACATGTGCCCCCACCAGAGATTCACTTTTAGGCATAACGCCAATAATTCAAGCAGAGG GTGACAGTGAAACTGAAAGAGACTATTCCGATACTGAAGAAAAGCAGGACCTTTCAAAGTCACAA ACTATCACCTATACAACAGTCCATTTCAACAACAAAAAACAATGTCCGGATTATGAAAACATTGTTGAAACTCCTGAATATGTAAATGTTGACCTTAAAGACACAAATGGAAAGAATAAGAAAGTGAAGAAAAAAGTGAAATCTGTAGATTATTCAATGGTTGCTCCTATGCCAGTTCCCTTCAGAAGGCCATCTCACCCACCAGCAACCTCCACTGATTCTTTGTCATCATAA
- the AVPR1B gene encoding vasopressin V1b receptor has protein sequence MDTSQYPIETAVKLTISSNSSDSRDEYLAKAEVAVLGTVLAITTLGNVGLLLAIYRRGKKMTRMHLFIVHLAYTDLAVAFFQILPQMIWDITFRFIGSDFLCRLVKYTQVMSMFVSTYMLMMMTVDRYIAVCHPLKTIQQPTRHAYIMIGITWIISCLFSLPQIFIFSLKEIEPESGVIDCWADFRYPWGAKAYITWNTISIFLVPVGILVICYSLICCEICKNLKGKMQTYGARQRESNGQVMPSRVSSIRTISRAKIRTVKMTFVIVLSYIICWTPFFGVQMWSVWDENAPDVDSSDFAYTITMLLPCLSSCSNPWIYMFYSSPQLCPGIPFLHARRQNSTGSASSRRDTLLTQIRTHSLQTQGTCHSVRDLYPAYEDTVVESALL, from the exons GCCAATATCCTATAGAAACAGCTGTAAAATTGACCATTTCTTCCAACTCTTCTGACTCTAGAGATGAATATCTAGCTAAGGCTGAGGTAGCTGTTCTAGGAACAGTCTTAGCAATTACAACATTAGGAAATGTAGGCTTGCTACTTGCCATCTACAGAAGAGGGAAGAAGATGACCCGTATGCACCTTTTTATTGTGCATCTTGCATACACTGACCTTGCAGTGGCTTTTTTCCAGATACTTCCCCAAATGATTTGGGACATTACTTTCAGGTTCATAGGATCTGATTTCCTTTGTAGGTTGGTGAAGTATACCCAAGTGATGAGTATGTTTGTGTCCACTTACATGCTCATGATGATGACAGTAGACCGATATATAGCGGTGTGCCATCCACTTAAAACAATACAACAACCAACTAGACATGCTTATATCATGATCGGGATCACATGGATCATCAGCTGCCTCTTCAGTCTCCCTCAGATCTTCATCTTCTCTCTTAAGGAAATTGAACCAGAATCAGGAGTTATAGACTGCTGGGCTGATTTTCGATACCCATGGGGGGCTAAAGCCTATATCACTTGGAACACAATATCTATATTTCTTGTGCCTGTAGGCATCCTGGTGATCTGCTACAGCTTGATCTGTTGTGAAATATGCAAGAACCTCAAAGGTAAAATGCAGACTTATGGAGCAAGACAAAGGGAAAGCAATGGCCAAGTCATGCCTTCTAGAGTCAGTAGCATACGGACAATCTCAAGAGCAAAAATAAGAACAGTAAAAATGACTTTTGTAATTGTCCTTTCATACATTATATGCTGGACACCATTTTTCGGTGTTCAAATGTGGTCAGTGTGGGATGAAAATGCACCAGATGTTG ACTCTTCAGATTTTGCATACACCATTACAATGCTGTTGCCCTGCCTGAGCAGCTGTAGCAATCCATGGATCTATATGTTCTATAGCAGTCCCCAATTATGTCCAGGAATCCCGTTTCTTCACGCCCGTAGACAGAATAGCACAGGAAGTGCCTCTAGTCGTCGGGACACCCTTTTGACTCAAATCCGGACTCATTCGCTGCAGACGCAAGGTACATGCCACAGCGTTAGAGATCTATATCCAGCATACGAAGATACAGTGGTAGAATCAGCACTTCTCTAA